In one Candidatus Acidulodesulfobacterium acidiphilum genomic region, the following are encoded:
- a CDS encoding NAD-dependent epimerase/dehydratase family protein has protein sequence MNILITGASGFVGYYVIRAFGDSQNLPQNIQSLEFLKSPQSIIPIPIPHVCIPLEDKQGVIDVRDAARLKSFLSAPGIPAFDAVIHLAAQSFVPESFKNPLETFDINFTGTFNLLSALKETGFKGKILYVSSGDIYGLVNESSLPIKEEYPLKPRNPYAVSKVAVEALCYQWSVTEPDMRFIIVRPFNHIGPNQSESFAVSSFAKQVIEIELGLRKPVITTGNIDVTRDFLDVRDVAEVYKLLLENEKVYDINNKFDVFNVCSGSEVSLRSILNLMFEITGIEAEIKIDEAKLRPNEQERIYGSSNKLKEYTGWQPKIPLKKSIEDILNYWRKKLR, from the coding sequence ATGAATATTTTAATAACAGGCGCTTCCGGTTTTGTAGGTTATTATGTAATACGGGCGTTTGGCGATTCTCAAAACTTGCCGCAAAATATACAATCTTTAGAATTTCTTAAATCTCCGCAATCTATTATACCCATACCCATACCCCACGTATGTATCCCTTTGGAAGACAAACAAGGAGTAATAGACGTAAGAGACGCCGCCAGATTAAAATCGTTTTTATCGGCTCCGGGTATTCCGGCATTCGACGCAGTTATCCATTTAGCCGCACAGAGTTTTGTTCCTGAGTCTTTTAAAAATCCGCTCGAGACTTTCGACATAAATTTTACCGGCACTTTTAACCTGTTAAGTGCTTTAAAAGAAACAGGTTTTAAAGGCAAAATACTTTATGTTAGTTCCGGAGATATTTACGGTCTAGTAAATGAAAGCTCTCTTCCGATAAAAGAAGAATATCCTCTTAAGCCCAGAAATCCTTATGCCGTAAGTAAAGTTGCCGTAGAAGCCCTGTGCTATCAGTGGTCGGTTACGGAACCGGATATGCGGTTTATAATAGTACGGCCTTTTAACCACATAGGCCCGAACCAGAGTGAAAGCTTTGCTGTATCTTCTTTTGCAAAGCAGGTAATAGAAATAGAGCTTGGATTAAGAAAGCCGGTAATTACTACCGGCAATATCGACGTAACCAGGGATTTTTTAGACGTAAGGGACGTAGCGGAAGTTTATAAATTATTATTGGAAAACGAAAAAGTTTATGATATAAATAATAAGTTTGATGTATTTAACGTATGTTCCGGAAGCGAAGTTTCCTTGCGGTCTATTTTAAATTTAATGTTTGAAATAACGGGCATAGAAGCAGAAATAAAAATAGACGAGGCTAAGTTAAGGCCGAACGAGCAGGAAAGAATTTACGGAAGCAGTAATAAACTTAAAGAATATACCGGCTGGCAGCCAAAAATACCGCTTAAAAAAAGCATAGAAGATATTTTAAATTACTGGAGAAAAAAGTTAAGATAA